A genomic window from Populus nigra chromosome 7, ddPopNigr1.1, whole genome shotgun sequence includes:
- the LOC133698880 gene encoding dof zinc finger protein DOF5.1-like isoform X2 yields MPSLRYWTLGGTMRNVPVGGGCRKGKRAKTSSSSSGENSRLQQQLQQQSQLLATPQNILATTNSGNSVSPALRTKESGNLVSPPPGMSSMGSYFPGDGFLTSLEAIQSLNNNQPPIQSFSFQPLNQPVNLGGDLGDTSNLGLLHGFSAVPAYGSQNQQQRQFYHVDNRGNKSVEHSFYPHDQESLIQSSRPAATSSHQQQNWHQGFISNSNPTVSDTVLWSISTSTTIGHPNSNINTGTDGSASLNPDQWHHDLPGNGPPS; encoded by the exons ATGCCCTCGCT AAGGTATTGGACTCTTGGTGGTACCATGAGGAATGTTCCTGTAGGAGGTGGTTGCCGAAAAGGAAAGCGCGCAAAAACATCATCTTCTAGTTCCGGCGAGAACTCGCGGTTGCAGCAACAGCTACAGCAACAATCACAACTCTTGGCAACCCCACAAAATATCCTTGCTACCACTAATTCAGGTAATTCTGTAAGTCCTGCTTTGAGGACCAAAGAATCAGGGAATTTGGTTTCACCTCCTCCTGGGATGTCTTCAATGGGGTCTTATTTTCCTGGTGATGGATTCTTGACTTCTTTAGAAGCAATTCAGTCCTTGAATAATAACCAACCACCAATACAGTCTTTCTCTTTTCAGCCTCTAAATCAACCTGTCAATCTTGGTGGTGATTTAGGAGATACTTCAAATTTGGGTCTTTTGCATGGTTTCAGTGCAGTTCCTGCTTACGGGTCACAAAATCAACAGCAAAGGCAATTCTACCATGTGGATAATAGAGGTAATAAGAGTGTTGAACATTCTTTTTATCCACATGATCAAGAGAGCTTGATTCAATCAAGCAGGCCAGCTGCCACATCCTCTCATCAACAGCAAAATTGGCATCAGGGTTTTATAAGCAATAGTAACCCTACTGTCTCTGATACTGTTTTGTGGAGCATAAGCACCAGCACCACCATAGGGCACCCTAACAGTAACATCAACACCGGTACTGATGGCTCCGCATCCTTGAACCCAGATCAATGGCATCATGATCTGCCGGGAAATGGACCTCCATCATGA
- the LOC133698880 gene encoding dof zinc finger protein DOF5.7-like isoform X1 translates to MQTKMQGGSEDVKPNQERRLKSTQGDDQQQPPQKCPRCESLNTKFCYYNNYSLSQPRYFCKTCRRYWTLGGTMRNVPVGGGCRKGKRAKTSSSSSGENSRLQQQLQQQSQLLATPQNILATTNSGNSVSPALRTKESGNLVSPPPGMSSMGSYFPGDGFLTSLEAIQSLNNNQPPIQSFSFQPLNQPVNLGGDLGDTSNLGLLHGFSAVPAYGSQNQQQRQFYHVDNRGNKSVEHSFYPHDQESLIQSSRPAATSSHQQQNWHQGFISNSNPTVSDTVLWSISTSTTIGHPNSNINTGTDGSASLNPDQWHHDLPGNGPPS, encoded by the coding sequence ATGCAAACAAAGATGCAGGGAGGGAGTGAGGATGTGAAGCCAAATCaagaaagaagattgaaatCGACTCAAGGAGATGATCAGCAGCAGCCGCCGCAAAAATGCCCTCGCTGTGAGTCTCTGAATACCAAGTTTTGTTATTACAACAATTACAGTCTATCTCAGCCTCGATACTTTTGCAAGACTTGTAGAAGGTATTGGACTCTTGGTGGTACCATGAGGAATGTTCCTGTAGGAGGTGGTTGCCGAAAAGGAAAGCGCGCAAAAACATCATCTTCTAGTTCCGGCGAGAACTCGCGGTTGCAGCAACAGCTACAGCAACAATCACAACTCTTGGCAACCCCACAAAATATCCTTGCTACCACTAATTCAGGTAATTCTGTAAGTCCTGCTTTGAGGACCAAAGAATCAGGGAATTTGGTTTCACCTCCTCCTGGGATGTCTTCAATGGGGTCTTATTTTCCTGGTGATGGATTCTTGACTTCTTTAGAAGCAATTCAGTCCTTGAATAATAACCAACCACCAATACAGTCTTTCTCTTTTCAGCCTCTAAATCAACCTGTCAATCTTGGTGGTGATTTAGGAGATACTTCAAATTTGGGTCTTTTGCATGGTTTCAGTGCAGTTCCTGCTTACGGGTCACAAAATCAACAGCAAAGGCAATTCTACCATGTGGATAATAGAGGTAATAAGAGTGTTGAACATTCTTTTTATCCACATGATCAAGAGAGCTTGATTCAATCAAGCAGGCCAGCTGCCACATCCTCTCATCAACAGCAAAATTGGCATCAGGGTTTTATAAGCAATAGTAACCCTACTGTCTCTGATACTGTTTTGTGGAGCATAAGCACCAGCACCACCATAGGGCACCCTAACAGTAACATCAACACCGGTACTGATGGCTCCGCATCCTTGAACCCAGATCAATGGCATCATGATCTGCCGGGAAATGGACCTCCATCATGA